In the Elizabethkingia bruuniana genome, CTAATATTTTGGTTTATAACAGTTTATCATATATTTTTATTTTTTTTCATAAAAAGAGATCTGATTGATATTAAAATTTTGTAATTTCTGACATATTAATCAACTTTACCTCTAATCAAGACTTGATTTTTTCGTATTTTTGCAGGGTTTAGGCAACATATAATTATGATTTTTAAAACAAAAAAAGAGAAGAAATTCACCTATATGGAAGCAGGAGAAGGACATCCTATGGTGCTATTGCACGGATTAATGGGTGGTTTGAGCAATTTCGATGAAATGTCAGCATACTTCTCGGAAAAAGGATTTAAAGTATTCGTACCACAACTTCCTATTTATGATTTGCCTGTTTTAAATACTAATCTTACAAGTATATCTAAATATGTAATCCGTTTTATAGAAGAACATATTAAAGCCCCGGTAACTCTTGTGGGGAATTCTATGGGCGGACATGTAGGACTTATAACAGCACTAGCGAGACCAGATCTTGTTAAACACCTTGTTCTTACTGGGAGTTCAGGATTATATGAGCGTACTTTCGGTGATTCTTTTCCAAGAAAAAGCGATAAAACTTATATCAAAAGAAAAACAGAAGAAGTTTTCTTCAACCCTGAAGTGGCAACAGATGAACTTGTGGACGAAGTTTTTGCAGTGGTGAATGACAGAATGAAAGGTATAAAAACAGTTATGCTTGCCAGAAGTGCCATCAAACACAATATGCAGAATGACCTTCCGGATATTAAATGTCCAACATGTATTATCTGGGGCAAGCAGGACAATGTTACTCCACCTGAGGTAGCAGAAGAAATGCATAAAGAAATACCAAACTCTGATCTTTTCTGGATCGATGAATGCGGCCACGCTGCCATGATGGAAAAGCCAAAAGAGTTTAGTGATATATTGTATAACTGGTTAAAAGACAAAATATAAATGCTGATAAAATCAGTTGACTTTGTAAAAAGTAGCAGCAAATGGCAGGAGTGCCCTGAAGCTAATCTTCCGGAATACGCATTTATCGGAAGATCCAATGTGGGAAAATCTTCTCTCATCAATGCGATGATGGACAGAAAGGACCTTGCAAAAACCTCACAGACTCCCGGAAAAACACAGCTTATTAATCATTTTCTTGTAAATGAGACCTGGTATCTTACCGATTTACCGGGTTATGGATATGCAAAAGTATCGAAGACTCTTCGTAAAAGTTTTGAAAAACTAATCACCAATTATATCCTAAACCGTAATAATCTGGTGAATCTATTTGTATTGGTAGACATTCGTCATGCTCCTCAGAAAATTGATATCGAATTTATGCAGTGGTGTGGTGAATCCGGAATTCCGTTTTCTATCATATTTACTAAGGCGGACAAGCTAAAGCCCAAAGCTATTGAAAACCATGTAAAAGCATATCACGATGAGCTTTTACAATTCTGGGAAGAGCTGCCACAATCTTATATCACTTCTGCTGAGAAAAAAGAAGGTGGAGATGCTATTCTTGATTTCATTGGGGAAACTAATATTATTTTAGAAAAAAATAAGGTAAAGTTTTAATGGAAACTCCTGTCTGGAAAGTAAAGGCTTTTGAAGAGCTTACAACAACCGAACTATATCAAATCCTTCTGCTGAGAGCAGAAGTTTTTGTTGTAGAGCAAAATTGCCCGTATCAGGATGTAGATAACGCAGATCAGAAGGCATTGCATTTGTGGGCAGAAATGGGTGGTAAAGTTGTTGCTTATTGCAGAATGTTTGATCAGGGAATAAAGTATCCTGAAAGCAGTATCGGCAGAGTTGTTACTCATCCGGAATATCGTAATCACAAGCTAGGGAGACCGTT is a window encoding:
- the yihA gene encoding ribosome biogenesis GTP-binding protein YihA/YsxC; translation: MLIKSVDFVKSSSKWQECPEANLPEYAFIGRSNVGKSSLINAMMDRKDLAKTSQTPGKTQLINHFLVNETWYLTDLPGYGYAKVSKTLRKSFEKLITNYILNRNNLVNLFVLVDIRHAPQKIDIEFMQWCGESGIPFSIIFTKADKLKPKAIENHVKAYHDELLQFWEELPQSYITSAEKKEGGDAILDFIGETNIILEKNKVKF
- a CDS encoding GNAT family N-acetyltransferase, whose translation is METPVWKVKAFEELTTTELYQILLLRAEVFVVEQNCPYQDVDNADQKALHLWAEMGGKVVAYCRMFDQGIKYPESSIGRVVTHPEYRNHKLGRPLLNLTLETIKNRYANPDIRISAQNYLLKFYGSLGFEPVGESYLEDNIPHTEMLRKHSL
- a CDS encoding alpha/beta fold hydrolase, with the protein product MIFKTKKEKKFTYMEAGEGHPMVLLHGLMGGLSNFDEMSAYFSEKGFKVFVPQLPIYDLPVLNTNLTSISKYVIRFIEEHIKAPVTLVGNSMGGHVGLITALARPDLVKHLVLTGSSGLYERTFGDSFPRKSDKTYIKRKTEEVFFNPEVATDELVDEVFAVVNDRMKGIKTVMLARSAIKHNMQNDLPDIKCPTCIIWGKQDNVTPPEVAEEMHKEIPNSDLFWIDECGHAAMMEKPKEFSDILYNWLKDKI